TTCATCCTTACTCACCTTCTCATCTGCAAAAACAAATGTACAACTACTAATTATAAAAACTAATACAAACAAACTCAAAATCCATCTATTTTTCATAAAAATGCCCCCTTACTTTTTTTGTATACACATGATGATAATACCATATAATGGGTGTTTTTTACAATAAAAATGATGCTTACTAAAACATTTTAATAAGCATCATCTTTCAATCAGTTACTTTATTTTATTCCAACAGATAAAGCCTTGTATATAGACACAGCCATTTCTGTCATAGTAGCATTATCCTTAGGTCTAAAGCTTGAATTATCTCCATTTATTATGCCCATACCCTTGCACACTGCTACATATCCCTTGTAACTTTGATCTATACTAGCTTCATCACTAAATCCAAGTGCATACACACCCTTCATCTTAGCCATATCTTCTTTATCTATAAGTTTAATTATCATCTTAGCCATTTCTTCTCTTGTTATCTTAGCATCCTTATTGAAATTTTCTTCTTTATTTTCTATAAATCCATATTCAACTGCAAGTTTTATATAAGATATATCTTCATCGTCATTTTTTATATCTTTAAATTTAAGGTCCTTCACATCACGTGCTCTATAAGGGCTATATCCTCTTACATTAACAATCATTTTTAAAGCATCTATTTTAGATATCTCGTTATTCGGTTCAAATGTTTTAAGATCTATTATATTACTATCACTCAATATTGTAAGCTCTTTTTTAGCCCAATGATTCTTTATTTTATCTGAATAATCTTTATCATCCTTCTTGTTAAATTCTTCTCCATTATAACCTAATGCTTTCCCACTTATTGCATCCACTCTATCAAATTCAAACATATCTTTTAATCCATATGCTAAAGTAGCCTTTTTATCATTCTCTTCTTTATTTCCAATAATATTATAACTTAATTCAAAGTCACGATTTTCAAAGTATACGTTCTTTGCCTTATCTTTATTGATTACATTGTCACACTTTGGAAATTCAATATCATTATCCCATGTATATCGTACTTCTGCTACATCACCATTTCTTGCATTAATAACTATAACTATGTTATTATTTTCATATTTTATTTTGTTATTAATTCTTGCAAAATTATAGTAATATGAATCTGCATTTATTTTTTTACCATTTATATAATGGTAACTGTTTTGTTCTAGTAATTTAGTATCTAATTCTTTTATATTATATCCATAGTACTTACTTAAAACATCTACAGCCTTATCATATCCTTGGCTCCAAGTAATCTCAGGAGTAAAATCTTCATCTTCATTATTAAAGTAATAAGTATCGAAAGATATAATTTCACCTGTATTTGCATCTATTGATACTCTTCCATCTCTATCTTTATCTTTAATATTAAATCTAGCTTCCCATACTTTTCTTCCTCTAGTAATAAAATACTCATCGTCTTCTTCATATCTTAATCTATCAATTTCAAAATCATCTTTTATAAAATCTTTTGCAATAGAGTTAATTCTATCTTTAGCCTCTTTTTCTGTTAATTCTTTACTGAGTTTTTGAGGCTTAGTGATTTTTTTGTATATCTTTTCTTTTTCTTTATCATCTATATCCTTGTAATTTAACTCTTCCTTAGATCCATCCCATCTCAGCATTACCCCATTTTTAGCATCTACTAAAAATCCTTTTTCATTATATGGCTTATAGAATGATTTTATATTGTCAGGTTTATTATCATTATTTTTATCTACATCAGAATATACAAGCTTCATATCAGTATTATCCTTTAATACTTGCTTTGCTTTATCTTTAGCTATAATATTTTTATTATCTTCAAATTTCACATCATAATCCCAATTAAATCTATATGATTGTATTTTGCCTGTAGACCCATTTATTTCTATATCTATACTATCTGTATTAAAATCAATTCCATTTTCCTGTCTTACATAATTAAAACGATAATTTTCGCCTCTAAATCTTTGTGAGAAATAATAATCATCTCTAAGTTTTACTTTTTTACTTTCAACAGGGTTTATTTGATTTAAAAAATCATCAGCTATTTTTTTAGCTTCTTCTTTTGTCATACTTGGAATTGCTGAATTCTTTTCATTATTGTTCCAATTATAATATCTTAATTCTAATATTTTACCATTATCAGAGTCTATCTCTGCTTGTATGTCTATATCTATATTATCTTCATGTTTATACCAATCCATGCTCCATGCAGATCTTTCTCTATATTTTTCATTTCTAAACTCTATTCTAGACTCAAACTTATTGTCTAATTCAACCCCTAAGTAGTTCTTTAAAGCATTTTCTGCTGCCTTCTTTGCCTCATCCTTAGATACATTAGGTTCAGCAAAAGATAGTATAGAACTACCTAATACCAAAAATACTGTAAAAATAGTCAAAACAATTCTTTTAAAATTCATACCATTCCCCCCTTATTAATATATATCCTTTATCATTATACTAT
The window above is part of the Tepidibacter aestuarii genome. Proteins encoded here:
- a CDS encoding S-layer homology domain-containing protein yields the protein MNFKRIVLTIFTVFLVLGSSILSFAEPNVSKDEAKKAAENALKNYLGVELDNKFESRIEFRNEKYRERSAWSMDWYKHEDNIDIDIQAEIDSDNGKILELRYYNWNNNEKNSAIPSMTKEEAKKIADDFLNQINPVESKKVKLRDDYYFSQRFRGENYRFNYVRQENGIDFNTDSIDIEINGSTGKIQSYRFNWDYDVKFEDNKNIIAKDKAKQVLKDNTDMKLVYSDVDKNNDNKPDNIKSFYKPYNEKGFLVDAKNGVMLRWDGSKEELNYKDIDDKEKEKIYKKITKPQKLSKELTEKEAKDRINSIAKDFIKDDFEIDRLRYEEDDEYFITRGRKVWEARFNIKDKDRDGRVSIDANTGEIISFDTYYFNNEDEDFTPEITWSQGYDKAVDVLSKYYGYNIKELDTKLLEQNSYHYINGKKINADSYYYNFARINNKIKYENNNIVIVINARNGDVAEVRYTWDNDIEFPKCDNVINKDKAKNVYFENRDFELSYNIIGNKEENDKKATLAYGLKDMFEFDRVDAISGKALGYNGEEFNKKDDKDYSDKIKNHWAKKELTILSDSNIIDLKTFEPNNEISKIDALKMIVNVRGYSPYRARDVKDLKFKDIKNDDEDISYIKLAVEYGFIENKEENFNKDAKITREEMAKMIIKLIDKEDMAKMKGVYALGFSDEASIDQSYKGYVAVCKGMGIINGDNSSFRPKDNATMTEMAVSIYKALSVGIK